A part of Aegilops tauschii subsp. strangulata cultivar AL8/78 chromosome 2, Aet v6.0, whole genome shotgun sequence genomic DNA contains:
- the LOC120974317 gene encoding F-box/FBD/LRR-repeat protein At1g78750-like — protein MPPRKKHKGAPPVCATDHIGTLPDHMLHHLLSFLPAQAAVRTCVLTRRWRDLWRSATGLRIVGLDDDEMPVQAQDLRKFVDYLLVLRERTDLDTVEIRFDTFLEEDIPYVNLWVRSAVMCKVRVLTLHVCGDIEYLCLDDLRLVSQHVRTLDLQGVALHNTFLDFARCPALEDLKMVNCLINANKISSRSLKHLSITDCRSDLDCRICVSAPGLISLELDAFDGSTPFLQNMALLETAFVYIGKDCHDVCLNYESGVFCGANDTTCKNCVPISDDCNSGCVLLGGISSAKHLKLTSAIGKVLPLEKLVFTSSS, from the coding sequence ATGCCTCCTAGGAAGAAGCACAAGGGTGCGCCGCCGGTGTGCGCCACCGACCACATCGGCACCCTCCCCGACCATATGCTCCACCACCTGCTCTCTTTCCTACCAGCGCAGGCGGCTGTGCGGACGTGCGTGCTCACCCGCCGTTGGCGCGACCTTTGGAGGTCCGCCACAGGCCTGCGCATTGTCGGCCTCGACGACGACGAGATGCCTGTCCAAGCCCAAGACCTCCGTAAGTTCGTGGACTATCTGCTGGTCCTGCGTGAGCGCACGGACCTAGACACTGTTGAGATCAGATTCGACACTTTCCTGGAAGAGGACATACCCTATGTGAACCTATGGGTTCGTTCTGCTGTGATGTGCAAAGTTCGGGTACTCACCCTCCATGTCTGTGGCGACATCGAATACCTCTGCCTAGATGACCTGCGTCTTGTCTCTCAGCATGTGAGAACGCTGGACCTTCAGGGTGTAGCCCTACACAACACATTCCTTGATTTTGCTAGGTGTCCAGCACTGGAGGATCTGAAGATGGTTAATTGCCTCATCAATGCCAATAAGATATCGTCTCGTTCGCTGAAGCATTTAAGCATCACCGATTGCCGCTCTGATTTGGATTGCCGGATCTGTGTTTCTGCTCCGGGCCTTATCTCTCTGGAACTAGATGCGTTTGATGGTTCAACCCCTTTTCTTCAAAACATGGCGTTGCTAGAGACTGCATTTGTCTACATAGGCAAGGACTGCCACGATGTCTGTTTGAATTATGAATCTGGTGTTTTCTGTGGAGCTAATGATACTACATGTAAGAATTGTGTTCCTATTAGCGACGATTGCAACAGCGGTTGTGTGCTTCTAGGTGGTATCTCAAGTGCTAAACACCTCAAGTTGACATCTGCAATTGGAAAGGTATTGCCACTTGAAAAACTTGTCTTTACCTCCTCAAGTTGA